The Achromobacter deleyi genome has a window encoding:
- a CDS encoding autotransporter outer membrane beta-barrel domain-containing protein yields MNSASEFRLKAITAACMLATFPMAARAQALSVSDGQTHVLAADTNLSTSADATAGIGVLVRNPNSVVQADGLAVSTSGQGAAGIKLESTGKVTLTGGSIQTTTAIGTSSAAAYGVWVTGKGLAELYETSVSTSGAFAYGLYAYTDPAPGQLGILARDVTVSTAGASAHAAMVASKGSMDLTRATLTTTGDGARAVSAQRGTINISDSALTTSGANAPALMVTGNGTGVGSTATVSNTNVETRGSLSTGVKVDSASTLQFDGGSIETKALDGNGSLSAFGVWVAGGSLATLDSTAVKTAGAYAYGLFSTYAPTVAAASIDATNTSVETSGSNAHGVYAHSKSAINFNLGNIGTSGNGAVGARAEAGGVLYMDEGAITTLGSNAAGLMATANASGVKATAVANNVDIVTHGDVSAGAAAFQQGSTVTLTGGSVESHGKKSHGLSAEATATVYANGTRISTQGETAYGARAYYSGAISLQNAAVATHGAGATGLYADGSSSIDATASTISTDGPAAAGVQLRSLSSVMLNQTKVTTTGAGSQGIQGMFADNSVNMTDSVVQASGSALEVSAGSLQVSMNRSALIGANGVALNVIGRLDMAADDQSYISGAALTNQGTGVSHLSLSGDSRWDVTGSSSLTSLSNTASHINFLPPANPADATQYKTLKVGNYVGTGGSIALNTWLGESGSASDKLVIDGGQASGTTAMVVRNSGGGGALTSGDGIQVVDAINGASTEAGSFSLAGRVAAGAYEYRLYRGGSANPDAWFLRSSLDEAPVEGGTEGEPVDPGESGGKPVGPGRPTPNYRVEVPLNMALPTLANQYGLAMLGTYHDRNGEDYADLAPAQSQRTAAWGRVFGETASVGKGGHDALLKQGPSFDYDIAGVQAGADLYRREQSSGTRDIAGLYLGAAAASADVDAAVGGRAGSASMSGLSLGGYWTRKSASGAYVDGVVQGTYYPDVKTRSVGGERTSTRGYGGAASIEAGYPISLAPQWALEPQAQVIYQYVSMDDAKDNYGRVKFDDTHTGYARAGARLTRQLDHRKGGEATTWLRANLWQQFGPNSRATFSDLSGEHPVALETKAGSTWAQLGLGVSGRLSRRVSVSAAGDYSRSMDGRAGHGASGRLGMRVVW; encoded by the coding sequence ATGAATTCCGCGTCCGAGTTTCGGCTGAAAGCCATCACAGCGGCTTGTATGCTGGCTACGTTCCCCATGGCCGCGCGCGCACAGGCATTGTCAGTATCAGATGGCCAGACGCATGTGCTTGCGGCCGATACCAACCTGAGCACCAGCGCCGACGCGACGGCGGGCATTGGCGTGCTGGTGCGAAACCCCAACTCCGTTGTTCAAGCCGACGGACTGGCCGTAAGCACCAGCGGGCAGGGCGCCGCCGGGATCAAGCTCGAGTCAACAGGCAAGGTCACCCTGACGGGCGGTTCGATCCAGACGACCACCGCTATCGGCACCAGCTCTGCCGCCGCTTATGGCGTGTGGGTGACAGGTAAGGGCCTGGCGGAGCTCTACGAGACGTCGGTGTCCACTTCCGGCGCCTTTGCCTATGGTCTATATGCCTACACGGACCCGGCTCCCGGGCAGCTCGGAATTCTGGCCCGCGATGTGACCGTAAGCACGGCTGGCGCCTCTGCTCATGCCGCGATGGTCGCATCCAAGGGGTCCATGGACTTGACCCGCGCGACACTCACTACTACGGGGGATGGTGCTCGCGCGGTCAGTGCCCAGCGGGGCACGATAAACATATCCGACAGTGCGTTGACGACCAGCGGCGCGAATGCGCCGGCCCTGATGGTCACGGGCAACGGGACCGGCGTCGGCTCAACCGCGACGGTGTCCAATACCAACGTCGAAACGCGCGGTTCGCTGTCCACCGGGGTCAAGGTGGATTCCGCCAGCACGCTGCAGTTTGACGGCGGCTCGATCGAAACCAAGGCGCTGGACGGCAACGGATCTTTGTCGGCTTTTGGCGTCTGGGTTGCCGGAGGCAGCCTCGCGACCTTGGATTCGACAGCGGTGAAGACTGCAGGAGCGTATGCCTACGGTCTGTTTTCGACCTATGCGCCGACGGTGGCCGCGGCAAGCATCGACGCGACAAATACCTCCGTGGAAACGTCAGGGTCGAACGCGCATGGGGTTTATGCGCATTCGAAAAGCGCGATTAACTTCAATCTTGGCAACATCGGAACTTCAGGAAACGGCGCTGTGGGTGCTCGCGCCGAAGCCGGCGGTGTGCTCTATATGGACGAGGGCGCGATCACTACCTTGGGCTCCAATGCGGCGGGTTTGATGGCGACAGCGAATGCATCGGGGGTCAAGGCGACAGCTGTTGCGAACAACGTCGATATCGTCACGCACGGCGACGTCTCGGCGGGCGCGGCGGCGTTTCAACAAGGATCGACGGTGACGCTGACCGGTGGGTCGGTGGAGAGCCACGGCAAAAAGTCCCACGGCTTGTCGGCCGAAGCGACCGCAACGGTGTATGCGAATGGGACCCGCATTTCGACGCAGGGCGAAACGGCCTACGGCGCCCGGGCCTACTACAGCGGGGCCATCAGTCTTCAGAATGCGGCCGTCGCGACCCACGGCGCAGGGGCCACTGGTTTGTACGCCGACGGCTCCAGTTCCATAGACGCAACTGCGTCCACGATCAGCACCGATGGGCCTGCGGCCGCGGGGGTCCAGCTGCGATCCTTGAGTAGTGTCATGCTGAATCAGACCAAGGTCACGACGACGGGCGCGGGTTCGCAAGGGATTCAGGGGATGTTTGCCGACAACTCGGTGAACATGACCGATAGTGTCGTCCAGGCCTCGGGCAGCGCGCTCGAAGTTTCCGCCGGGTCGCTGCAGGTATCCATGAACCGCTCTGCCCTGATTGGCGCCAACGGCGTGGCGTTGAATGTGATCGGCCGTCTGGACATGGCCGCCGATGATCAATCCTACATTTCCGGCGCAGCCTTGACGAACCAGGGAACGGGGGTATCGCATCTGAGCCTGTCCGGCGACAGCCGATGGGATGTCACCGGGTCTTCGTCGTTGACATCGCTGTCCAATACCGCGAGCCACATCAACTTTCTTCCGCCGGCAAATCCTGCCGATGCGACGCAATACAAGACCCTGAAGGTTGGAAACTATGTCGGGACCGGCGGCAGTATTGCACTCAATACGTGGCTGGGGGAAAGCGGGTCCGCTTCCGATAAACTGGTCATAGACGGCGGCCAGGCCAGCGGTACCACGGCGATGGTCGTACGCAATAGCGGTGGCGGTGGCGCGCTGACGAGCGGCGACGGAATCCAGGTTGTCGATGCCATCAACGGTGCCTCCACAGAAGCCGGTTCATTCTCGCTGGCAGGCCGCGTCGCCGCGGGCGCCTATGAGTATCGGCTTTACCGGGGCGGCAGCGCCAACCCCGACGCGTGGTTCTTGCGCTCCAGCCTCGACGAGGCTCCCGTTGAAGGCGGGACGGAAGGCGAACCTGTTGATCCAGGCGAGTCGGGAGGCAAGCCTGTTGGACCAGGACGGCCTACCCCCAATTACCGGGTGGAGGTTCCGCTGAACATGGCGCTGCCCACGCTGGCGAACCAATATGGCTTGGCGATGCTGGGCACGTATCACGACCGGAATGGCGAGGATTATGCAGACCTGGCGCCGGCGCAGTCGCAAAGGACAGCCGCATGGGGCCGTGTCTTTGGGGAGACGGCCAGCGTTGGCAAGGGTGGGCATGATGCTCTGCTCAAGCAAGGGCCGTCATTCGACTATGACATCGCAGGCGTCCAGGCGGGCGCGGATCTGTACCGCCGCGAGCAATCTTCAGGCACGCGAGACATCGCTGGCTTGTATCTGGGCGCGGCCGCCGCTTCGGCGGACGTCGATGCGGCCGTCGGAGGGCGTGCGGGGTCAGCTTCGATGTCGGGCCTGTCGCTAGGCGGATACTGGACGCGAAAGAGCGCATCGGGAGCATACGTCGATGGCGTAGTGCAGGGCACTTACTACCCCGACGTAAAGACCAGGTCCGTTGGAGGAGAGCGCACCAGCACTCGCGGATATGGCGGCGCAGCCTCGATAGAAGCGGGGTATCCGATCTCCCTGGCCCCGCAATGGGCGCTCGAGCCGCAAGCTCAGGTGATTTATCAGTACGTGTCGATGGACGACGCCAAGGACAATTATGGGCGAGTGAAGTTCGACGATACGCACACAGGTTATGCCAGGGCCGGTGCGCGGCTGACCCGCCAGCTTGACCACCGCAAGGGCGGGGAAGCAACTACCTGGTTGCGCGCCAATCTGTGGCAACAATTCGGGCCGAACAGCCGTGCCACTTTTTCCGACCTTTCCGGCGAACACCCGGTAGCGTTGGAGACGAAAGCTGGCAGCACCTGGGCGCAGCTTGGCCTGGGGGTGTCGGGTCGTTTGTCCAGGCGCGTCAGCGTATCTGCCGCAGGTGATTACAGCCGCTCCATGGATGGCCGTGCCGGGCATGGGGCGAGTGGCCGTCTGGGTATGCGAGTCGTGTGGTGA
- a CDS encoding Bug family tripartite tricarboxylate transporter substrate binding protein, which translates to MNHMLRHAAAGLLLCVAGAAGAQDYPSKPIRMIVSFSAGGTTDILAREVAHQLSLSLKQSVIVENRPGAGGNIGTDYISKSAPDGYTLLATSVGPVAINPTLYVNLKVNPQTALLAVAPIADVPNVLVVHPDMPARNVAELVAYAKAHPGKLNYGSTGIGTAAHLSGVLFAEKAGVNIMHVPYKGADALNDLIAGRIQFMFATIPSVIGHIRAGQLRPLAVASEKRSEALPDTPTMAQAGVSGVITGAWFGLFAPASTPPAVVTLLNKAVNQATASPEVQKRLLAQGAEPMSMDAAAFGKFVAQEYESWRPIVLNSGARID; encoded by the coding sequence ATGAATCACATGTTGCGGCACGCAGCCGCCGGCCTACTCCTGTGCGTCGCCGGCGCGGCAGGCGCTCAGGACTACCCCAGCAAGCCCATACGCATGATCGTCTCTTTTTCGGCGGGGGGAACGACGGATATCCTGGCGCGCGAAGTGGCGCATCAGTTGTCCTTGAGCCTGAAGCAGAGCGTCATTGTGGAGAACCGCCCCGGAGCCGGCGGCAATATAGGAACGGACTACATTTCGAAAAGCGCGCCGGACGGCTACACGCTGCTGGCGACATCCGTGGGCCCCGTGGCGATCAATCCGACGCTCTATGTCAATCTCAAGGTCAATCCGCAAACGGCGCTGCTTGCCGTTGCGCCCATCGCCGACGTGCCGAACGTGCTTGTCGTTCATCCGGACATGCCGGCCAGGAACGTGGCTGAACTGGTGGCCTATGCCAAGGCGCATCCGGGCAAGCTGAACTACGGCTCCACCGGTATCGGCACGGCGGCCCATTTATCGGGTGTGCTGTTTGCGGAGAAGGCAGGCGTGAACATCATGCATGTCCCCTACAAGGGCGCAGACGCCCTGAACGATCTGATCGCGGGCCGCATTCAGTTCATGTTTGCCACGATTCCATCCGTCATCGGCCATATCCGCGCGGGGCAGCTGCGCCCCTTGGCGGTCGCGTCCGAAAAGCGCTCCGAGGCGCTGCCCGATACCCCGACAATGGCTCAGGCTGGCGTTTCGGGCGTTATCACCGGTGCATGGTTTGGCTTGTTCGCGCCGGCAAGTACGCCGCCCGCCGTGGTGACGTTGCTGAACAAGGCGGTGAACCAGGCCACCGCCAGCCCCGAGGTACAGAAGCGGCTTCTGGCGCAAGGAGCGGAACCGATGAGCATGGACGCGGCGGCGTTTGGAAAATTCGTTGCGCAGGAGTATGAATCCTGGCGGCCGATTGTGCTCAATTCGGGGGCTCGTATCGATTAG
- a CDS encoding amino acid permease, translated as MDKLSYILRREAGLPAVLTGRQMSMVAFGTVISYGLISGSAFPLLAAGPAAVLAYLAAALVAVSLMACLSRLASAHPTPGAFGSYAECYLGPAAGFMVRAAYFVSFVLIMGTEVTLLAPVLGVWVPQANTSLLLASVFAGLALVNLRGTRTFALCEVVLSTIKVLALAGLIALAGYYTAFGTPTAPHEPVDVVAAIQGTPFPDIWQAFILAALGYVGIESLAVVAGETKASASALRRRMLVTSLAVVGLAIAAVAASAALVYSGRVSLFETPFSALLRVAGLPWPQTLFRALILITVLSVLNSQLFCASRMLFSLARAEQAPSGLGRSTARGPSRAVIATAVLALAVFLASTWVPGQTYAAATAIATTGLLFVWLATFLTYVAYRRGQAATAKSRKTWHVDTAAAAGGALAVGAIAASTWSTESFSLTLRIGFPFMLLLWLAYALLARRGQADANHPCANQLTGRTV; from the coding sequence ATGGACAAGCTGAGCTACATACTACGCAGGGAAGCCGGGTTGCCAGCGGTTCTGACCGGCAGGCAGATGTCGATGGTCGCGTTTGGCACCGTCATCAGCTACGGACTGATTTCCGGAAGCGCTTTCCCATTGCTGGCGGCCGGACCCGCCGCAGTGCTGGCCTATCTGGCTGCGGCATTGGTCGCGGTATCGCTGATGGCCTGCCTGAGCCGCCTGGCCAGTGCCCATCCGACTCCCGGGGCGTTTGGCTCGTATGCCGAATGCTATCTGGGGCCGGCCGCGGGATTCATGGTGCGCGCGGCTTACTTCGTTTCGTTCGTGCTGATCATGGGAACGGAAGTGACGCTGCTTGCGCCCGTTCTGGGCGTCTGGGTGCCGCAGGCGAACACCAGTCTGTTGCTTGCTTCCGTGTTTGCGGGCCTTGCCCTGGTGAACCTGCGTGGAACTCGAACCTTCGCCCTTTGCGAAGTCGTGCTTTCGACGATCAAGGTTCTGGCGCTGGCGGGACTTATCGCCCTGGCGGGCTATTACACGGCATTCGGCACACCCACGGCGCCGCATGAACCCGTCGACGTCGTGGCCGCAATTCAGGGCACGCCGTTTCCCGACATCTGGCAAGCCTTCATTCTCGCGGCGCTGGGCTACGTCGGCATCGAGTCGCTGGCTGTCGTGGCGGGCGAAACGAAGGCGTCCGCGAGCGCACTGCGACGCAGGATGCTCGTCACCTCCCTGGCTGTCGTGGGGCTCGCCATCGCGGCGGTGGCCGCTTCGGCGGCGTTGGTCTACAGCGGCAGGGTGTCCTTGTTCGAGACGCCTTTCAGCGCGCTGCTCCGCGTGGCGGGCTTGCCGTGGCCGCAAACCCTGTTCCGCGCACTGATACTCATCACGGTTCTTTCCGTGCTCAACAGCCAGTTGTTTTGTGCATCGAGAATGCTGTTCAGCCTGGCGCGCGCCGAACAGGCGCCGTCGGGGCTGGGCCGGTCCACGGCCAGGGGGCCGTCGCGGGCCGTCATCGCAACCGCGGTGTTGGCGCTGGCGGTGTTCCTTGCCAGCACATGGGTTCCCGGCCAGACCTATGCCGCGGCAACCGCAATCGCGACAACCGGCCTGCTGTTCGTATGGTTGGCGACCTTCCTGACTTATGTCGCCTACCGGCGCGGCCAGGCCGCAACGGCGAAATCCCGCAAGACCTGGCACGTGGACACCGCCGCGGCGGCGGGGGGCGCACTGGCAGTGGGCGCGATCGCGGCGTCCACGTGGTCCACCGAATCCTTTTCATTGACATTGCGCATCGGCTTTCCCTTCATGCTGCTTCTGTGGCTGGCCTATGCGTTGCTGGCGCGCCGGGGGCAGGCAGACGCAAACCACCCGTGCGCAAATCAACTGACCGGGCGAACTGTATGA
- a CDS encoding fimbrial protein has product MKKIVLNALIAAGFAAIAGTASADSGNISFQGEITTSPCSIGGGQQGSDMVVPLGSISTNYFNAIGDKSPETPFTISLLNCDISVVQSAAIAFRAGAGSAINNRLLGLENGSGAQGVAIGLVDEAGNTVNVGGAASSYTLIEGTNNFNFKAFYESTEAAVTAGPANGRAVFEVTYS; this is encoded by the coding sequence ATGAAAAAAATCGTCTTGAATGCCCTGATCGCCGCCGGCTTTGCTGCGATCGCCGGCACCGCATCCGCGGATTCGGGAAACATCTCCTTCCAGGGTGAAATCACCACCTCGCCGTGCTCGATCGGCGGCGGCCAGCAAGGGTCCGACATGGTCGTGCCCCTGGGCAGCATTTCCACCAACTACTTCAACGCCATCGGCGACAAGAGTCCGGAAACGCCGTTCACGATCTCGCTGCTGAACTGCGACATCAGCGTCGTGCAGTCGGCTGCAATCGCCTTCCGTGCCGGCGCGGGCAGTGCCATCAACAACCGCCTGCTGGGCCTGGAGAACGGCAGCGGCGCACAAGGCGTTGCCATCGGCCTGGTGGACGAAGCCGGCAACACCGTGAACGTTGGCGGTGCCGCCTCCAGCTACACCCTGATTGAAGGCACCAATAACTTCAATTTCAAGGCGTTCTACGAGTCCACCGAAGCGGCCGTTACCGCGGGTCCGGCCAATGGCCGTGCGGTGTTCGAAGTCACCTACTCATAA
- a CDS encoding fimbrial protein has protein sequence MNLKIGNVAVAAVLLSAACAAHGQTATLNIQGRITSTPCTMSVGSVSMGDVPISEFSGSNTPAQQYWKTFTVTLQSCEISTLQAASLRFNGTTAFGDSTILALTPGADNATGFGVQVQTSDTTHGSGVKVRMDGSQSYAFNVNTNQSTFQFTSYYITPAGATEIRSGTANATATITLSYS, from the coding sequence ATGAATCTCAAAATTGGAAATGTCGCTGTCGCCGCGGTTCTCTTGTCCGCGGCCTGCGCCGCGCATGGCCAGACGGCGACCTTGAACATTCAGGGACGAATTACGAGCACGCCGTGCACCATGTCGGTGGGCTCGGTTTCGATGGGCGATGTGCCCATCTCGGAATTCAGCGGATCGAATACGCCCGCCCAGCAGTACTGGAAGACGTTCACGGTCACCTTGCAGAGTTGCGAGATTTCGACTCTGCAGGCTGCCAGCCTTCGATTCAATGGCACGACGGCGTTCGGCGATTCCACCATTCTTGCGCTGACGCCGGGCGCCGATAACGCGACCGGATTTGGCGTGCAGGTGCAGACCAGCGACACGACGCATGGCTCCGGAGTCAAGGTTCGAATGGACGGCAGCCAGTCATACGCCTTCAACGTGAACACGAACCAGAGCACGTTCCAGTTCACGAGCTACTACATCACTCCGGCCGGAGCGACCGAAATCCGGTCGGGAACGGCCAACGCGACCGCGACGATAACGCTGTCGTACTCCTGA
- a CDS encoding fimbrial biogenesis chaperone: MNTLFQRLLPVIAVVGVLAGSVAQAAIQLSTTRVIINEKDKNVSVFAKNHGTDPFVVQAWIDGDSEEMETPFFVTPPLSRFDGNAERSLNITRVGEGLAGDRESYYWLNVLEIPQKKAGNAENSLTLATRTRIKLFYRPTAIQKMPRGHELVQWSWTRDGKQCRLAIKNTSAFTVNFAAIDVAGEAAGFGRTVVAKPFATTEMPLGKCPGGAIKAKANVVNDYGVVEAWPEVSVPSEAGGPERR; the protein is encoded by the coding sequence ATGAACACTCTCTTTCAACGCCTGCTCCCCGTTATCGCCGTGGTTGGCGTGTTGGCCGGCAGTGTGGCCCAGGCCGCCATCCAGCTATCCACCACCCGCGTCATCATCAACGAGAAGGACAAGAACGTTTCTGTCTTCGCCAAGAATCACGGCACCGATCCCTTCGTCGTTCAGGCCTGGATCGATGGCGATTCGGAAGAAATGGAAACGCCTTTCTTCGTGACCCCGCCCTTGAGCCGCTTCGACGGCAATGCCGAGCGCAGTCTCAACATCACCCGGGTGGGCGAAGGCCTGGCCGGCGATCGCGAGAGCTATTACTGGTTGAACGTGCTGGAGATCCCGCAAAAGAAGGCGGGCAACGCCGAAAACAGCCTGACTCTCGCCACGCGCACACGCATCAAGCTGTTCTATCGTCCCACCGCAATCCAGAAGATGCCGCGCGGCCACGAACTGGTGCAGTGGTCATGGACAAGAGACGGCAAGCAATGCCGGCTCGCCATCAAGAATACTTCGGCGTTTACCGTCAATTTCGCGGCCATTGACGTCGCGGGCGAGGCTGCGGGCTTTGGCCGTACCGTCGTCGCCAAGCCGTTCGCCACGACCGAGATGCCGCTCGGCAAGTGTCCGGGCGGCGCGATCAAGGCGAAGGCGAACGTCGTCAATGACTACGGCGTGGTCGAGGCGTGGCCCGAAGTTTCGGTGCCGTCGGAGGCCGGCGGCCCCGAGAGGCGCTAG
- a CDS encoding fimbria/pilus outer membrane usher protein, translated as MGPDAATFDSSFLHQSKGGTSVDLSVFAYSNRTLPGKKSVMVNLNRQAFGMREIEFTAVEGVDDAQPCLPVSLLKEMGVKIEAFPALQKLDPASCEGSLTALPSAGTRFDHDKNVLDVSIPQAALDRKARGTVAPELWDNGTTAFWSSYRLTHNAARSSGGQGGGTNNSTFANFRNGLNLGAWRLRANGSYYESVKRSDWDWSDLYAERDVAPWRGWLRLGDSSTPGNIFNAARFRGAILQSDDGMLPDSQRGYAPVVRGIAPSNAKVTVRQNGNAIYTTFVPAGPFVIDDLYSTPGGGDLEVIIEELGGRTTRSFQPFSALPTMLREGTWNYSVAAGEHRQAHLDGSPLMAQLTFAHGLPLGVTAYGGWTSAEGAYHAGAAGLAFNLREMGAVSVDVTSSRSQGSAGEKRVGTAARLQYAKSFPGMGTDLTLAGYRYNSDGYRSLDDAMRDRSRRDVYTGYERQHEYQLWLSQRIADRGALSFNYYGIAYRNAPRNASFLQVSYSSAIGRVGYALNFGVNKSPWQERESTVMLTLSIPLGGRHTASYTMSHTQGQGTNHDVNLSGALTDDYSLTYAVQGGVTNGSQGGGNGGRGYATMGYASPVGLANLSHAYNAGATNTNIDLSGAVVVDNKGMLFGQSIGETAIIVEAPGAAGAVVDAYPGVRTNGSGRALVPYATPYRENRISLSPDYDDPNASISQNVATVVPTRGAIVVAKFETELGRTVLVVLKNISGAELPFGAAIYAPDGEQRGVVGPVGRAWLTGLQGANRYTVKWGGAQEQHCSFEIDVSAEQSGAAETKKELTCA; from the coding sequence GTGGGCCCGGACGCGGCCACCTTCGACAGCAGTTTCCTGCATCAGAGTAAAGGTGGCACCAGCGTTGACCTGTCGGTCTTTGCGTATTCGAATCGGACCTTGCCCGGAAAAAAATCGGTCATGGTCAATCTGAATCGTCAGGCATTCGGCATGCGCGAAATTGAATTCACCGCTGTCGAAGGGGTGGACGACGCGCAGCCCTGCCTGCCCGTTTCCCTGTTGAAGGAGATGGGCGTGAAGATTGAAGCCTTTCCCGCCTTGCAGAAGCTCGACCCTGCCAGCTGCGAAGGTTCACTGACGGCGCTGCCGTCGGCCGGCACGCGCTTTGACCACGACAAGAACGTGCTTGACGTGTCCATCCCCCAGGCTGCGCTGGATCGCAAGGCGCGTGGGACTGTCGCGCCGGAGTTATGGGATAACGGCACCACTGCATTCTGGTCGTCTTATCGCCTGACGCATAACGCCGCGCGTTCGTCGGGCGGGCAGGGGGGTGGCACGAACAACAGCACGTTCGCGAATTTTCGCAATGGATTGAACCTTGGCGCGTGGCGCCTGCGGGCCAATGGCAGCTATTACGAAAGCGTGAAACGGTCGGATTGGGATTGGAGCGATTTGTACGCCGAACGCGATGTCGCCCCATGGCGCGGCTGGTTGCGCCTGGGCGACAGTTCGACGCCGGGCAATATATTCAACGCCGCGCGCTTTCGCGGAGCGATCCTGCAATCCGATGACGGGATGCTGCCGGACAGCCAGCGCGGCTACGCGCCGGTGGTGCGCGGCATCGCGCCTTCCAATGCCAAGGTGACCGTGCGCCAGAATGGGAACGCGATCTATACGACGTTCGTGCCGGCTGGGCCGTTCGTCATCGATGATCTCTATTCCACACCCGGAGGCGGCGACCTGGAGGTCATCATCGAGGAGCTGGGTGGCCGAACGACGCGTTCGTTCCAGCCGTTTTCGGCCCTGCCGACGATGCTGCGCGAGGGAACCTGGAACTACAGCGTCGCGGCGGGCGAGCATCGCCAGGCGCATCTGGACGGGAGTCCGCTGATGGCCCAGCTGACTTTTGCGCACGGCCTGCCCCTTGGCGTCACCGCTTACGGCGGGTGGACCAGCGCCGAGGGGGCATATCACGCGGGCGCGGCGGGCCTGGCCTTCAATTTGCGCGAGATGGGCGCGGTGTCGGTCGACGTGACGAGCTCGCGTTCGCAAGGCTCCGCTGGCGAAAAGCGCGTGGGCACGGCCGCAAGATTGCAATACGCCAAGTCCTTTCCGGGAATGGGAACCGACCTGACGCTGGCCGGATACCGGTACAACTCCGATGGCTACCGCAGCCTGGACGACGCCATGCGCGACCGCTCGCGGCGTGACGTGTATACGGGCTACGAGCGGCAGCATGAGTACCAGTTGTGGCTGTCGCAGCGGATAGCCGACAGGGGGGCCTTGTCGTTCAACTACTACGGCATCGCCTATCGGAATGCGCCGCGCAATGCCTCGTTCCTTCAAGTTTCGTATTCCAGCGCCATCGGGCGGGTGGGCTACGCGCTGAATTTCGGCGTCAACAAAAGCCCTTGGCAGGAGCGCGAGTCGACCGTGATGCTGACGCTCAGCATACCGCTGGGCGGCAGGCACACCGCCAGCTATACGATGAGCCACACCCAGGGGCAGGGCACGAACCACGACGTCAACCTCAGCGGCGCGTTGACCGATGACTACTCGCTGACCTATGCCGTGCAAGGAGGCGTCACCAACGGTTCACAGGGGGGCGGCAACGGCGGCCGGGGCTATGCCACGATGGGCTACGCCTCGCCGGTCGGGCTTGCCAACCTGAGCCATGCCTATAACGCCGGCGCCACCAACACGAACATTGACCTGAGCGGCGCCGTGGTGGTGGACAACAAGGGGATGCTGTTCGGCCAATCCATAGGCGAGACGGCGATTATCGTGGAGGCGCCCGGCGCCGCCGGTGCGGTAGTGGACGCCTACCCGGGAGTCCGCACCAATGGATCGGGCCGGGCGCTGGTGCCGTATGCGACGCCCTATCGGGAAAATCGCATCTCCTTGTCGCCCGATTATGACGATCCCAATGCCTCGATCTCGCAGAACGTCGCGACCGTCGTGCCGACACGCGGCGCGATTGTGGTCGCGAAATTCGAGACGGAGCTTGGACGCACGGTTCTGGTCGTGCTCAAGAATATCTCGGGGGCCGAGTTGCCCTTTGGGGCTGCCATCTACGCGCCCGATGGCGAGCAGCGCGGCGTGGTCGGGCCTGTCGGACGGGCATGGCTCACCGGACTGCAGGGCGCGAACCGCTATACGGTCAAGTGGGGCGGGGCACAGGAGCAGCACTGCTCATTTGAAATTGATGTTTCGGCGGAGCAGTCCGGTGCCGCGGAGACAAAGAAGGAATTGACATGCGCCTAG